GAGTAGCTCGACTTTGCTGGTAACTAGCATGCTTTTGTGCGAGTAGCATGTGTATCACAGAGTATATCCAAATATCTAATTTATACAAACCAGCCAGTGACCATAGACGGTAGACCAATAATACGGTCTATCTCTGGAGTCTATGGATATTACACTCACCTTTCATAGAGCCCtacggattcgtggtctgtgacactaggtacctacctacacaactTACCTACTTGTCCGTTTTGTCAAAAAGCTTTTGAAGTTTTGATTCATTCGCGAAATTCATCTGTACAAACTACAACCTACATAGGTACAACCTACCTATCAGGTACGGgggcattattattataaaatacaaattgGACTGGCTAAGAGCAAAAAATAATTGAGTAATTTAGGTACAGTAATTTCAACCAGAAATATCACTATTCCCTTCAAGTACCTACTGTGTAGGCTTGCCGACATTAATGTATCCGCGACGTGTTCAGGAATAACATCTGTGTGTTACAAACTCGCATTCCATCAACCTATCTAGCACCTGGAAAACACCTtaaggtatgtacctattgtctTGTTTAGTGATCGATTATTTTTTGCCAGTACATTTGTCGACTggcattatgtatttatttagtcTTATCAGGTAGgtcaagtacctatttaatcttTTGATTTCAATTAGCTTtacttgtacctatttattgaaTAATGACGAATTTCATGTTTTCGGGTGGGTACCGAGTCTCTGAACTTCATAATGTTTAGTTCTTTCAAACAGTAGGCAAGGGCACTAAAGTTAGGTACTTTttgggtttgaaattttatttatttatatagtatctaacaattacttattaattaggtaatagcttagtaaacaaaCAACCACTTATATCAAAATCATCATATTAGTTGTTCTCATTATTTCCATTCAAATCAGCTGTATATCTACaacatttacaataatttccAGAACTATCTAAGTTACCACTAACAGTTGACATAATCTTAATACCTTAACTTTAGAGCATCAATGTCATTGCAACATCACAGTCAAGAGTTGCTGGCCAGTGGCAAAGCATTACTTTCTAATCTCTgtatattattacattacaatacaatatataaAACAATTTGATCTGCATGATAaccattttaataaaataataattgttaagtAAGATTTAAGGTGTGATAGTATGTAACTTGTCTACAAAATATATCTAGTCAGGTGATCATTTGAGGTGCTGTGTGAGTATTTTGCACGGTAGGAGTGTGTCACCATTTTAataagtatctgtgtatctgtcattttaatttattctttattctttctttatttgcattcatgtcttcatcacaaaaaatattattacaacatgaagccccgtcagggcgctgcaaagtataacattggtgattaaaacaattacaattctattgttaacaattatgaaaattatgaaatgtaaataacaattttgagttaatttaatggtaaGTATGGTATTGTTTTGACACATCGTGGTGTGCATTAAGCGTTAAGCAATATAAACACAAACATATTATGGTGATTTTAATGAACTCACTATATATTTTATAGGAAATTAAAACGGAATGGCTCGAGGACAACAGAAACTTCAGTCGCAGGCAAAAGCTGCGGAAAAACAgtcaaaactaaaaaaacaacAAGGACACAGTGCCACGGACCAAAAGAAGGCAGCGCAGAAAGCGCTCGTCCACGCTTGCGTCGTCTGCAAGGTGCGTACAGAGCTCTGTGAGATGGTGGCCGCCGGCTCCCGGCCGCCGAGTGGAAATGTAACCGTCCATCTCTTGTTGCAGGCCCAGATGCCGGACCCCAAGACTTACAAACAACATTTTGAAAATAAGCACCCCAAGAATGATCTACCCGAAGACTTAAAGACTATTTAAATGAGATGTATTATCCGTCGCCGCGACACCGACGACCGCCGCCGCGCCGGGCGAGTCTGAGCTCCTAGTGCGCGGCGAGTCGGCGGGCGGCGGACAGCACGACGCCTGTtacatttcatattttttattattatttataagagCGGTCGGGACGGTCGCTGCCGCGGAAATACACAGTTTGCCCACACCTCTCGCGTTTGCCTTCCGCAGCCCGCCACTACATCTTCTCGTAGGTCTCCACGAGGCCGCACGCGCACTCGCGCCGGTACTCGTCGCCGCGCACGCGCGTCTCGGGCCCGAAGGCGTGCTcgtgcggcgcgcgcggcgccgcgAACAGGCTGGAGCGCACGTCCATGCGCAGCGCGCGCAGGCGCCGCCCCGCCGCCTTGCGCTCGGCGCGCTCGCGGCGCTCGGCGCGCGCCGCGCGCTCGGCCTCCAGCGCCGCCAGCGAGCCCCACACCTCGCACGCGCGCGCCTCGAGCTGCGCGCGCAGGTAGAGGCGCATGGGCGGCGCGTGCTCGCGGTGCGGGTTGgggcgcgccagcgcgcgcagcggcggcgggcgcgcgtCCAGGTCGCAGTCCTGCAGCAGGAACTCGCTCTTGGCCTGCGTGCGCGGCAGCAGCGCGTGCGCGCCCGCGTCGTCCCTGCGCACATGGACACACTCCTCGTTGCACATGCCCTGTAGCTCCGTACGTGGGTACGGAGCCCAGCGAAAGCCGATACTGATTATTGAGCggttttaaaagaaaactaaaagTACAGAAAATGTCACTTGTCGTGTTTGTAACCCCGCCCGGCTTTGATACTAGATTCCTCGACAGATAGATGAATGCGAAACTGAACACGGCCGATCGGCGGAACCGATTGTGACGACATTCCGTACAGGGGTAGCGTGCACTGGCCAGTTCCAGGAGTCCACTTtagtatactaataaataaaattgaagtatctgtctgtaatttcgaaatatctAGGTACCTCATAtgaagctcatatggttatttgaacggtaccataactgaatttacacgtttttaaaatttttgtctgtctgtttgaacgggctaatcttcggaacggctaaaccgattttgacgggattttcacagacaagtataggattgaccagggcgtaacataggctactttttaaccgactttcaaaaagggagttgtgtttttctacctacgtacaccaaaatctcagagatttctgaacagatttgcgtaattttttttaaatcgatactTGTTTGAACAAACTTTGCAccttgtttcataaaaaatttggactaaaaacactttgtcgttgaccttgaggacccaactcctcaaccctgatgctgtaaggaattgcattcctaaccctcgggatttttaaaggatcatccgtttaaatgtttttacgtggtacagaaccACGTTGCAACCCGGGGAaatcaaaaattcccacgggatttcagaccctaaatccacgcgggcgaagctgcgggcatcagctagtatacataggctgcactaaaagtatcgggaatggaatatttccactgtccctgttataataaaatctttttaattgaaaactcctaggttttaaaaatcgaataccatttatttatttagaaaaagattctcggtcttgtcacaaggtcttgtcaaacttgtttagtcgttgagaaaatggaattgactcgagaaaattttagagtgatgatttattatgactttcgaagtggtttaacacaaaaagagTGTGtcgaccggatgatttctgcatttggtgatgaagcccctcaaaaaccacaatttatcgctagtttgctgaatttcaacgtggatgtgtcaagctcagtgatgatccccgtcaaggtcgtccaaaaactgcagtcacccaagaaaacgttgatgctgtgcgtaagctgattgaggaagatcaacatgtgacataccgcgaaattcaggcaactttagacattggcatgagtcaaatacaaatattcttgcatgaacagttaggtgtaaaaaagttgttttcccgatggataccgcatttgctctgtgaagagcaaaaagcggctcgcgttacttggtgcgtcagaactctcgaaagattccacgtaggatcctcaaatgctgtatacaacatcgtatcaggtgacgaatcctggatatacgcttacgaacccgaaacaaaaaaccagtcacgagtttgggtgttcgaaaatgagttaaagccaacaaaaattgttcgttcacgaagtgttccaaaaaaaatggtggcttcgtttgtctccaaaaccggccatgttgcgactattcctcttgagggacaaagaacagTTAATGctgaatggtatgctagcatttgtttgccacaggtcgtttctgaactccgtaaagagaactgcaaccgccgcatcatcctccatcacgacaatgcgagttctaacaccgcgcacagaacaaaaaagtttttagagcaagaaaacatagaattattagaccatccgccgtacagccacgacctaagccctaatgatttctgtactttccctaaaataaagaatacattgcgtggtcagagattttcatcacctgaagaagctgtggacgcctacaaaacggccattttggagaccccaacttccgaatggaatggttgcttcaatgattggttccatcgtatggaaaaatgtgtcaaatttcgcggagaatacttcgaaaagcaataaatacatttttaaatagtagtgttgtgtcacttccttgattcccgaaattttcagtgccgccctcgtataATAAAAATGTGACCCAAGCGTTGTCCCCTCTACTCTCTGGCATTGGGTTTTgttacccaaagggtaaaacggagccatattaatgtcactctgatGTGTCTCTGCCAGTCTGcctgcgtgtcacaggtctccagctcgtagacgaaatgagtacCTGACAAACcggaaattttggtatttggtgtagaatgtTGGCCAGAAAATATGTAATTGAATATTGAGTTagaaattcttattttttagaGGGACTCCCCTATATGAGAAAGGAGCCAgagttttattttacaaaaatggaGGTAAAAAAAAGTCCCCGTCTTCATACCCCACTCGGAACACCCGCTATACCCGAGATCACCTAAGAGAGCTTACGCCTTTGCGGCGCTCCAGGCTTGCCAAAGACCTAGTGCGAATGTATCGTGTGTGTACGAGAGTGGCGACCTGCAGGCGTCGCACACGCTGTGGTCGAAGGTGTCGAGCAGGAAGGATTGCGGGAAGCGCGTGCCGCACGCCAGGCACGCCGGCTGCACGCTGCGGTGCacgagcggcgcgggcggcgcgcgcggcgccgccTCGGCCGTCGCCTCGGGCACGAAGCCGCCGCCGCAGTCCGCCGgaggcgcggcggcggcgcgcgcggaCCGCGCCACGAGCCGCGCGTCGCGCAGCGCCCGCGCGCGCAGGCGGCTGCGCTCGGCGCGCGCGCGCTGCGCCGCGCTCGGCGCCGCCGGCTCGCCGTCGCCGTCGCTAACCATGTTGCACTGCGGAAACGATAAACActtattttaatataggtaatgtACCACTTAGTAACTTGaccagtaaaatataataatcttcATACTAAGTACTGTTCATctttatttgataaataaagatGAACAGTTATTTTAATGGTGGGGAAGTGAGAGCCACTCTAtgagaaaattaattttcttcaaTATTTTTGACTTTTTCTCATTTTACTCGCATTAAAGATACATTTTCATAAACAAATTATTTCTATCCATGAAGCCAACCACACATGCTCGCAGCTCGCATGCCCTTCTGAAGATATTATACTTCATTGAATAAATATCTGTCCGAGTGAAAACCTGCAATAGTTGGCACGGGCTCACACAGTTCTGACTGCTAGTGACACTGGTGATGCCGCTGGAACCTTGCATTGCCTACAATCATGTTCAGTAAAACATTTAAACATTTCTTTTATATGAATAGATATCTGTGCCCTTTTCCAAAGCTTAATGCAATAAATACAGCAATGTATTGAACTAAGAAATAA
This genomic stretch from Maniola jurtina chromosome 2, ilManJurt1.1, whole genome shotgun sequence harbors:
- the LOC123872126 gene encoding DNA repair protein complementing XP-A cells homolog, yielding MQGSSGITSVTSSQNCVSPCQLLQCNMVSDGDGEPAAPSAAQRARAERSRLRARALRDARLVARSARAAAAPPADCGGGFVPEATAEAAPRAPPAPLVHRSVQPACLACGTRFPQSFLLDTFDHSVCDACRDDAGAHALLPRTQAKSEFLLQDCDLDARPPPLRALARPNPHREHAPPMRLYLRAQLEARACEVWGSLAALEAERAARAERRERAERKAAGRRLRALRMDVRSSLFAAPRAPHEHAFGPETRVRGDEYRRECACGLVETYEKM
- the LOC123872134 gene encoding zinc finger protein 706-like, which encodes MARGQQKLQSQAKAAEKQSKLKKQQGHSATDQKKAAQKALVHACVVCKAQMPDPKTYKQHFENKHPKNDLPEDLKTI